In Paenibacillus larvae subsp. larvae, the following proteins share a genomic window:
- a CDS encoding uberolysin/carnocyclin family circular bacteriocin, with the protein MDLFNSIVEIAGTFKISMDTSTKVYDAVMAGADMWAVISIIAAVTGPLAIGGAVVFYMIKRKIKGMARSAAIAW; encoded by the coding sequence TTGGATTTGTTTAATTCCATCGTTGAGATAGCCGGTACATTTAAAATAAGTATGGACACTTCTACAAAGGTTTATGATGCTGTGATGGCTGGTGCAGACATGTGGGCAGTTATTTCCATTATTGCTGCCGTTACGGGGCCGCTAGCTATTGGAGGTGCTGTAGTTTTTTACATGATTAAGAGAAAAATCAAAGGGATGGCCAGAAGTGCAGCTATAGCATGGTAA
- the clpP gene encoding ATP-dependent Clp endopeptidase proteolytic subunit ClpP, with translation MSFIPMVVEPDARGERSYDIYSRLLKDRIVFLGTQVNDAVANSIIAQLLFLAAQDPDKDISLYINSPGGSITAGMAIYDTMQYIKPDVSTICVGMAASMGAFLLNAGAVGKRYALPNSEVMIHQPLGGAEGQATDIEIRAKRIIKMRENLNRILSERTGQPLEKIERDTDRDYFMSASEAKEYGLIDKVIERV, from the coding sequence ATGAGTTTTATTCCAATGGTAGTAGAACCGGATGCAAGAGGAGAACGTTCTTATGACATTTACTCCCGTTTGCTTAAAGACCGGATTGTTTTTCTTGGCACTCAAGTGAATGATGCAGTGGCCAACTCGATTATTGCCCAGCTTCTGTTCCTGGCTGCGCAAGATCCGGATAAAGACATCAGCCTGTACATCAACAGCCCGGGCGGCTCTATTACGGCAGGTATGGCTATTTATGATACGATGCAATATATTAAACCCGACGTTTCCACCATTTGTGTAGGGATGGCCGCTTCCATGGGAGCTTTCCTGCTGAATGCGGGTGCCGTCGGCAAACGTTATGCCCTTCCTAACAGTGAAGTGATGATTCATCAGCCTCTCGGCGGTGCGGAAGGCCAGGCTACGGACATTGAAATCCGGGCAAAACGGATTATTAAAATGCGGGAAAACCTAAACCGGATCCTGTCCGAACGTACAGGCCAGCCTCTTGAAAAAATCGAGCGTGACACGGACCGTGATTATTTCATGAGTGCTTCAGAAGCCAAGGAGTACGGATTGATTGATAAAGTCATCGAGCGGGTTTAA